In Zingiber officinale cultivar Zhangliang chromosome 1A, Zo_v1.1, whole genome shotgun sequence, a genomic segment contains:
- the LOC122001172 gene encoding bidirectional sugar transporter SWEET1a-like: protein MEVLHFLFGIFGNAAALFLFLAPVVTFRRIIKKRSTEDFSGVPYTMTLLNCLLSAWYGLPFVSPNNILVSTVNGAGTAVESIYVVIFLVYASKKGKAKMLGLLALVLFIFGGVALISLLALHGQRRKVFCGFAAAIFSICMYASPLSIMRLVIKTKSVEYMPFLLSLFVFLCGTSWFVYGLLGRDPFVAVPNGCGSVLGAMQLILYAIYRNEKGTAGSDGSAAAVSGAKSSMEMNGKPTKSGSQLHHPVAEMV, encoded by the exons ATGGAGGTGTTGCATTTCTTGTTTGGCATCTTCG GTAACGCCGCTGCCCTCTTCCTGTTCTTGGCGCCGGT CGTCACTTTTCGAAGAATCATCAAGAAAAGATCGACCGAGGATTTCTCAGGAGTACCTTACACCATGACCCTTCTCAACTGCCTCCTCTCCGCTTG GTACGGATTGCCGTTCGTGTCGCCGAACAACATCCTGGTGTCGACGGTGAACGGCGCTGGCACGGCCGTGGAATCAATCTACGTGGTGATCTTCCTGGTGTATGCTTCCAAGAAAGGGAAGGCCAAAATGCTGGGGCTCTTGGCCCTCGTCCTCTTCATCTTCGGGGGCGTCGCCCTCATCTCCCTCCTCGCCCTCCACGGCCAGCGCCGGAAGGTTTTCTGCGGCTTCGCCGCTGCCATCTTCTCCATCTGCATGTACGCCTCGCCTCTGTCCATCATG AGGTTGGTGATCAAAACCAAGAGCGTAGAGTACATGCCGTTTCTGCTCTCCTTGTTTGTGTTCTTGTGCGGCACGTCGTGGTTCGTCTACGGCTTGCTCGGCCGTGATCCTTTCGTCGCG GTGCCAAACGGGTGTGGGAGCGTGCTCGGAGCCATGCAGCTGATATTGTATGCAATTTATAGGAACGAGAAGGGCACCGCCGGCAGTGATGGCAGTGCCGCCGCAGTCAGTGGAGCAAAGTCGTCGATGGAGATGAACGGGAAGCCCACGAAGAGTGGCTCTCAGTTACACCACCCAGTAGCAGAGATGGTGTAG